The Lichenihabitans psoromatis genome contains a region encoding:
- a CDS encoding EAL domain-containing protein, whose translation MQPDLHARIQLKDTQTAWPADIETIAGRADIAIVLRLVCTAMARRYSFLIRRLGAKSTLAASWDAEAARSVVSFDLDDADPNSLSCLVEGQRLAIVAWRPIVADGGDWWLGVADHHGGDRSGTADNDLMSGFAELIALQLGEAVPSPVGRARQQHPGFAPDDAARALIEAIPAAVAVIDADDRFVMWNLLYEELCGPIVPVLKVGLPFAEMLRVAARDWVKHPTLYDEDWIEARMALHRTASSAIDCQIADGRWMRIKERRLSTGGMIGLWTDISDSRAREGSLRQLFDINPMPMIVADRSDDRILAVNEQALDLYGYARHEFMRLTMADIDAAGARHVLRAIALDPDALGGNMPVWSLKRADGSLRQVEMTSRAFTFDDKPAELIVLRDITQQRVADADLRHTRAFLNSVVDAIPTSVYAKDMQNGGRYVLFNRACMELSGQDGDKAIGKSDWELFHPNQATRFIAQDEQALRAGVMQIFEETITRSSGEKRLIRTKKVPIADREGGAVRFVLGLADDITARRDLEAKLVRMAHHDPLTDLPNRILFQQRLEAALALSARTQAAVAIHYLDLDQFKAVNDTLGHAVGDALLKRVSQRLLSTVRQVDLVARLAGDEFAIIQTGVTGADEVVVLAERVVDLTGMPFDIDGHRLTIGVSIGIALGPRDGSDPSTLLKNADTALYRAKEDGRGLFRFFEASMNSRLQARRAFERDLRRALVDGEFEISYQPLVNLASGEIAGCEALLRWRHPERGYVSPAEFVPLAEETGLIVPLGLWVLRKACATAAAWPAHIRLSVNISPRQFRAPMFVDTIVSALRDSGLPPERLELEITESVLLVENAGNVAMLYRLREAGIGIALDDFGTGYSSLSYLRSFSFDRLKMDGSFVRDIGLNAESHVIIRAILGLAHSLGMKIVAEGIETEEQRDHLQTLRFDQGQGYLFSSPRSATEIDILIASAPFVLDDDGASRKTGLS comes from the coding sequence ATGCAACCTGATCTGCACGCCCGGATACAGTTGAAAGACACGCAGACCGCGTGGCCCGCCGATATCGAGACAATCGCGGGCCGAGCCGACATTGCGATCGTCTTGCGACTCGTTTGTACCGCGATGGCGCGGCGCTACAGCTTTCTGATCCGACGCCTTGGGGCCAAGTCAACCCTTGCGGCGTCATGGGACGCGGAAGCCGCGAGGTCGGTCGTATCGTTCGACCTCGACGATGCCGATCCGAATTCCTTGTCGTGTCTGGTCGAAGGGCAGCGGCTCGCGATCGTCGCTTGGAGGCCGATCGTGGCGGATGGAGGCGATTGGTGGCTTGGCGTCGCGGATCATCACGGCGGCGACCGTTCGGGCACCGCCGACAACGACCTCATGTCCGGCTTCGCAGAGCTCATCGCGTTGCAACTTGGTGAAGCTGTGCCTTCGCCTGTCGGCCGCGCGCGCCAGCAACATCCGGGTTTCGCACCAGATGACGCCGCGCGAGCCTTGATCGAGGCGATCCCGGCCGCCGTTGCCGTGATCGACGCGGACGATCGTTTCGTTATGTGGAACCTGCTCTACGAGGAATTGTGTGGGCCGATCGTTCCGGTCCTGAAGGTTGGGCTCCCGTTCGCCGAGATGTTGCGGGTGGCGGCGCGCGACTGGGTGAAGCATCCGACCCTTTATGACGAGGACTGGATCGAGGCCCGGATGGCCCTGCATCGCACGGCGTCCTCCGCGATCGATTGCCAGATTGCTGACGGACGATGGATGAGGATCAAGGAGCGCCGCCTCTCGACGGGCGGCATGATTGGTCTGTGGACCGATATTTCCGACAGCCGCGCGCGTGAAGGATCGTTGCGCCAATTATTCGACATCAATCCCATGCCGATGATCGTGGCCGACCGCTCCGACGATCGGATTCTCGCCGTCAACGAACAGGCTTTGGATCTTTACGGCTATGCGCGCCACGAGTTCATGCGCCTCACCATGGCCGATATCGACGCAGCCGGCGCGAGACATGTGCTTCGAGCCATCGCGCTCGATCCGGATGCGCTGGGTGGAAACATGCCGGTGTGGTCGCTGAAGCGGGCCGACGGAAGTCTGCGCCAGGTCGAAATGACGAGCCGCGCCTTCACGTTCGATGACAAGCCAGCCGAGTTGATTGTTCTCCGCGACATCACACAACAGCGTGTTGCCGATGCCGATCTTCGCCACACGCGCGCTTTCCTCAACAGCGTCGTCGATGCGATTCCGACCAGTGTCTATGCCAAGGACATGCAGAATGGGGGGCGCTACGTCCTCTTCAACCGGGCCTGTATGGAACTGAGCGGTCAGGACGGCGACAAGGCGATCGGCAAAAGCGATTGGGAGTTATTCCACCCCAATCAAGCCACGCGTTTCATCGCCCAGGACGAACAGGCCTTGCGAGCCGGCGTGATGCAGATCTTCGAAGAGACCATCACCCGAAGCAGCGGCGAAAAGCGCTTGATCCGGACCAAGAAGGTTCCGATCGCGGATCGGGAAGGCGGGGCCGTTCGCTTCGTGCTTGGGCTCGCGGACGATATTACGGCGCGGCGGGATCTCGAGGCCAAACTGGTCAGGATGGCGCATCACGACCCTTTGACGGACCTGCCGAACCGCATCCTGTTCCAGCAAAGGCTGGAGGCGGCGCTCGCGCTGAGCGCTCGGACGCAAGCGGCCGTTGCGATCCATTACCTGGATCTCGATCAATTCAAAGCCGTCAATGACACGCTCGGCCATGCGGTCGGTGATGCTTTGCTGAAGCGGGTCTCCCAGCGGCTGTTGTCGACCGTTCGACAGGTCGATCTCGTGGCACGGCTTGCGGGCGACGAGTTCGCGATCATCCAGACCGGGGTGACGGGCGCCGACGAAGTCGTGGTCCTGGCGGAGCGGGTCGTCGACCTGACGGGAATGCCGTTCGACATCGATGGGCATCGACTGACGATCGGCGTCAGTATCGGGATTGCGCTCGGTCCGCGTGACGGGTCGGATCCGAGTACCTTACTGAAGAACGCCGACACCGCCCTTTATCGCGCGAAGGAAGATGGTCGCGGCCTGTTTCGGTTTTTCGAAGCCAGCATGAACTCGCGTCTTCAGGCGCGTCGGGCGTTCGAGCGCGATCTTCGCCGCGCCCTCGTCGACGGTGAATTCGAGATCTCGTATCAGCCTCTCGTCAATCTCGCGAGCGGCGAGATCGCGGGCTGTGAGGCCTTGCTGCGTTGGCGGCATCCCGAGCGCGGCTATGTAAGCCCGGCCGAGTTCGTTCCGCTGGCTGAGGAAACCGGCTTGATCGTGCCGCTCGGTTTGTGGGTCTTGCGGAAGGCCTGCGCCACCGCCGCCGCGTGGCCCGCGCATATCCGTCTGTCGGTCAACATCTCGCCACGTCAGTTCCGCGCCCCGATGTTCGTCGACACCATCGTGAGTGCGCTGCGGGACTCGGGGCTGCCGCCGGAGCGGCTCGAACTCGAAATCACTGAAAGTGTGCTGCTGGTCGAGAATGCCGGCAATGTGGCGATGCTCTACCGCCTGCGCGAAGCCGGCATCGGCATCGCGCTCGATGATTTCGGAACCGGCTATTCGTCGTTGAGCTATCTTCGCTCCTTCTCGTTCGACCGGTTGAAGATGGACGGCAGCTTTGTCCGGGACATCGGCCTCAACGCGGAAAGCCATGTCATCATTCGGGCGATCCTCGGCCTCGCCCACAGCCTCGGCATGAAGATCGTGGCGGAGGGCATCGAGACGGAGGAGCAGCGCGACCACCTGCAGACGCTCCGCTTCGATCAGGGCCAGGGTTATCTGTTCAGTTCGCCCCGGTCTGCCACGGAAATCGATATCCTGATCGCATCCGCGCCTTTCGTGCTCGATGATGATGGCGCAAGCCGAAAGACCGGTCTGTCGTAG
- the hutG gene encoding N-formylglutamate deformylase encodes MDSNSAWLRVTRGTAPLLVSLPHTGTDLPDNLVPRLVSPWLARKDADWWIDKLYDFASDLDATVVHTSMSRTVIDVNRDPSGVSLYPGQATTDLCPVTTFDGEALYRSGADLRSDETAERQRLYFDPYHAALADEIARLKRSHDRVVVYDCHSIRSLVPRLFEGILPHFNIGTNSGASCDAALTQAVESACDASGFDRVTNGRFKGGFITRRYGRPGAGVHAIQMELACRGYLREEPGPVSEGAWPPPYDESFAAPIRSVLRRVLKTSLGFAIAGRQD; translated from the coding sequence ATGGACTCGAATTCCGCTTGGCTCAGGGTGACGCGCGGGACCGCGCCGTTGCTCGTCAGCCTTCCGCACACTGGAACGGACCTGCCTGACAATCTCGTGCCCCGGCTCGTTTCTCCCTGGTTGGCCCGCAAAGATGCCGACTGGTGGATCGACAAGCTTTATGATTTCGCGTCCGACCTCGACGCGACGGTCGTCCACACCTCGATGTCGCGTACCGTCATCGACGTCAACCGCGATCCATCCGGCGTTTCCCTGTACCCCGGGCAAGCCACGACGGACTTGTGCCCGGTGACGACCTTCGACGGTGAAGCTCTCTATCGATCCGGCGCGGACTTACGCTCGGACGAGACCGCAGAACGGCAGCGTCTTTATTTCGACCCCTATCACGCCGCGCTCGCCGACGAGATCGCACGGCTGAAACGGTCGCATGATCGCGTCGTCGTCTATGATTGCCACTCGATCCGGTCGCTGGTCCCACGGTTGTTCGAGGGCATACTGCCGCATTTCAACATAGGGACCAATTCGGGGGCAAGTTGCGATGCAGCCCTCACGCAGGCGGTTGAGTCTGCCTGTGACGCGTCCGGCTTTGACCGCGTCACCAACGGCCGGTTCAAGGGCGGCTTCATCACGCGTCGCTACGGTCGGCCGGGGGCAGGCGTCCATGCGATCCAGATGGAATTGGCTTGTCGGGGTTATCTGCGCGAGGAACCGGGGCCGGTGAGCGAGGGCGCTTGGCCGCCGCCCTACGACGAGAGCTTCGCGGCACCTATCCGTTCCGTCTTGCGGCGCGTTCTTAAGACATCGCTCGGTTTCGCCATCGCTGGACGTCAGGACTGA
- a CDS encoding FUSC family protein, giving the protein MADTAEAPSHLRPERIRDAVVATAPALLFGLRLALGVSLALYLAFFLQLDNPSWAGTSAAIVAQPVLGASMRKGVFRLVGTIIGAIATVALTAVFPQDRMGFLLGLALWCAACSFVSTVLRNFSAYAALLAGYTMAIIASSSIAAPDQVFTLAVARAAEISLGIACGMVVMSVTDFGHSPRRLAASVSALVADIGAGVVDQLRGLSHLDRRDLQTRRRALLKRVAALDPLIDQTIGESPGISHRRSTLRAGITGLFLALSAWRTISVHIDSLEPEEGQRQAHALLKHLPPDLGTLLPQRAEDPTAAEDLVQRFKTWESAAATFRGADGAVSTSRLGLDRIASVLEGLNRAVNVEILLTDSRRARPIVAVRQRLISDVLPPLVNALRVFAALSAASMVYVLTSWSAGPTFITFVAVTVILLSPQNEQASSAIIGFAAGSVLTAALAAVIKFAVLPNHEGYGSFAAIIFLVLVPLAALSTRPALAPVLIPATVNFIPLLGPTNLISYDMQSFANSALAIMAGCIGGAVVLQVMPPVPPATRTRRLVGLTLADLRALARHPGHLSPDRWRSRVFARIVALPADADPADGSSMLGALTVGLQLMDVRETFARFELDVAAVEAVEAAVSKGDLADIQSGLDTLRRVVADRFGDADDSVAISRLLAAFREIGETITNYRDYFGAVIR; this is encoded by the coding sequence ATGGCCGATACGGCGGAAGCGCCGTCGCACCTCCGTCCCGAGCGCATCCGTGATGCCGTCGTGGCGACGGCCCCAGCGCTCCTGTTCGGGCTGCGGCTCGCCCTCGGGGTCTCGCTGGCGCTCTATCTCGCGTTTTTCCTGCAGCTCGACAATCCAAGCTGGGCCGGCACGTCGGCCGCCATCGTGGCTCAGCCGGTGCTGGGCGCATCGATGCGGAAGGGCGTGTTTCGGCTGGTCGGAACGATCATCGGCGCGATCGCGACGGTCGCTTTGACGGCCGTCTTTCCGCAGGACAGAATGGGGTTTCTGCTCGGCCTTGCGCTTTGGTGCGCCGCCTGCAGCTTCGTGTCGACGGTCCTCCGCAACTTTTCGGCTTATGCGGCGTTGCTCGCCGGCTACACGATGGCGATCATCGCCTCGAGTTCGATCGCCGCGCCGGATCAGGTTTTCACCCTCGCGGTCGCGCGCGCCGCCGAAATCAGCCTCGGGATCGCCTGCGGCATGGTGGTCATGTCGGTGACGGATTTTGGCCATTCGCCTCGTCGGCTTGCCGCCTCCGTCAGTGCGCTCGTGGCTGATATCGGCGCCGGCGTCGTCGATCAACTGCGCGGTCTCAGCCATCTTGACCGGCGGGATCTTCAGACGCGACGACGAGCGTTGCTGAAGCGGGTGGCGGCACTCGATCCCTTGATCGACCAGACGATCGGTGAATCGCCCGGCATCAGCCATCGACGCAGCACATTACGGGCTGGGATCACCGGTCTTTTTCTTGCGCTGTCGGCGTGGCGAACGATTTCGGTTCATATCGACAGCCTCGAACCAGAGGAAGGCCAACGGCAAGCTCATGCCCTCCTCAAGCATTTGCCGCCCGACCTCGGCACGCTTTTGCCGCAACGGGCGGAGGACCCGACGGCCGCCGAGGATCTGGTCCAACGCTTCAAGACCTGGGAAAGCGCCGCCGCGACGTTTCGGGGTGCGGATGGGGCGGTGTCGACGTCGCGGCTCGGGCTTGACCGGATCGCTTCCGTGCTCGAGGGCCTGAACCGAGCCGTCAATGTCGAGATCCTGCTGACCGACAGCCGCCGTGCCCGCCCGATCGTTGCGGTGCGTCAACGCTTGATCTCGGATGTCCTGCCACCGCTCGTCAACGCTCTCCGGGTCTTCGCTGCCTTGAGTGCGGCGTCGATGGTTTATGTCCTCACCTCGTGGTCGGCCGGACCGACCTTCATCACCTTCGTGGCCGTTACGGTTATCCTTCTATCGCCGCAGAACGAGCAAGCCTCGAGCGCCATCATCGGTTTTGCGGCCGGCAGCGTGCTCACGGCGGCGCTCGCGGCCGTCATCAAATTTGCGGTGTTGCCTAACCACGAGGGCTACGGCAGCTTCGCGGCCATCATCTTTCTCGTGCTGGTGCCGCTGGCAGCTCTCTCGACGAGACCAGCACTTGCGCCGGTCCTGATCCCGGCCACCGTCAATTTCATCCCCCTGCTCGGGCCCACGAACCTGATCAGCTACGATATGCAGAGCTTCGCCAATTCGGCACTGGCCATCATGGCCGGATGTATCGGCGGCGCTGTCGTGTTGCAGGTGATGCCACCCGTGCCACCGGCGACGCGGACACGGCGCCTCGTGGGCTTGACCCTGGCCGACCTTCGCGCCCTCGCTCGCCATCCCGGCCACCTGTCGCCGGATCGCTGGCGAAGCCGCGTCTTCGCCCGCATCGTCGCGCTGCCAGCCGACGCCGATCCGGCCGATGGATCGAGCATGCTGGGAGCGCTGACGGTCGGGCTGCAGCTCATGGACGTGCGGGAAACCTTCGCTCGATTTGAGCTCGATGTTGCGGCTGTCGAGGCGGTCGAAGCGGCGGTATCGAAGGGTGATCTTGCCGATATCCAGAGCGGCCTCGACACCCTACGTCGAGTGGTTGCCGATCGGTTCGGCGATGCCGATGACAGCGTGGCAATCTCGAGGCTCCTGGCTGCTTTTCGTGAAATCGGCGAGACCATCACGAATTACCGCGATTATTTTGGAGCCGTGATCCGATGA
- a CDS encoding DUF1656 domain-containing protein — protein sequence MSFVEIDLFGVYVAPIAPMIVLAYVILFVLRRIAGHFGWFDAIWHPGLFEFALYLIILSSIVLVAASLHAHV from the coding sequence ATGAGCTTCGTGGAGATCGATCTGTTCGGCGTCTATGTGGCCCCGATCGCGCCGATGATCGTGCTGGCCTATGTGATCCTCTTCGTCTTGCGCCGAATTGCCGGACATTTCGGCTGGTTCGATGCCATCTGGCATCCAGGCCTCTTCGAATTCGCGCTCTACCTCATCATCCTGTCATCCATCGTCCTCGTCGCCGCGAGCCTGCATGCCCATGTCTGA
- a CDS encoding efflux RND transporter periplasmic adaptor subunit has protein sequence MSDRSTTASTPATSANVPPYRLRSVPIIVTLVLVLVACGLTYAMWQAYMGAPWTRDGSVRVYVVSLAPQVSGQVVALPVADNQYVHKGDPLMQIDSRDYEIAVKLAEATVAQAAADAQNKVAEAKRRAGLSDLAATPEERETYASSAQAAEAVHQQALANLDKAKLNLQRTDIRSPVNGWVTNLQVRQGDYATIGTRAVSIVDADSFWVDGYFEETKIASIRDGDPAKVWLLGYKTVINGHVDSLARGIVVANASPGGNGIADVNPIFTWVRLAQRVPVRVHLDDVPSDIRLVGGMTATVEVLPKAREP, from the coding sequence ATGTCTGATCGATCAACCACGGCGAGCACTCCCGCCACCAGCGCCAACGTCCCACCGTACCGCCTTCGCAGCGTCCCGATCATCGTGACGCTCGTTTTGGTGCTCGTCGCCTGTGGGCTCACCTACGCGATGTGGCAGGCCTATATGGGGGCTCCCTGGACCCGGGATGGCAGCGTCAGGGTCTATGTGGTGTCGCTTGCGCCTCAGGTTTCGGGGCAGGTCGTGGCTCTTCCGGTGGCCGACAACCAGTACGTCCATAAGGGCGATCCCCTGATGCAGATCGACTCGCGCGACTATGAGATCGCCGTCAAGCTCGCCGAGGCCACAGTGGCACAGGCGGCGGCCGATGCTCAGAACAAGGTGGCTGAGGCCAAGCGTCGAGCTGGTCTCTCCGACCTCGCAGCGACCCCGGAGGAACGCGAGACCTACGCGTCCAGCGCGCAAGCGGCCGAAGCGGTGCATCAACAGGCGTTGGCCAATCTCGATAAAGCGAAACTCAATCTGCAGCGCACCGACATCCGCTCGCCGGTCAATGGATGGGTCACCAACCTGCAGGTCCGACAGGGCGACTATGCGACGATCGGGACCAGAGCCGTATCGATCGTCGACGCCGATTCCTTCTGGGTCGACGGCTATTTCGAGGAGACGAAGATCGCGTCCATCAGGGACGGCGATCCGGCGAAGGTCTGGTTGCTGGGCTATAAAACCGTGATAAACGGCCATGTCGACAGTCTGGCGCGCGGCATCGTCGTGGCCAATGCGTCGCCCGGAGGCAATGGCATCGCCGACGTCAACCCGATCTTTACCTGGGTGCGCTTGGCACAGCGTGTGCCGGTGCGCGTGCACCTCGACGATGTCCCCTCCGATATTCGGCTCGTGGGCGGCATGACCGCGACCGTCGAAGTCCTCCCAAAGGCGAGGGAGCCCTGA
- the metX gene encoding homoserine O-acetyltransferase MetX codes for MHTASLNGHRSEADAPTSLVVTFPADRPLITDAGGTVSPLTVAYQTYGTLNADRSNAILVCHALTGDQHVANVHPVTGKPGWWRAMVGPGKPIDTDRFFVICSNVVGGCLGSTGPASINPATSKVFGLDLPVITIRDMVRAQSMLIDHLGIDTLFCVAGGSMGGMQVLQWAALYPDRVFSAMPIATGARHSSQNIAFHEVGRQAIMADPDWRAGRYLEEGTRPEKGLSVARMAAHITYLSDQALHAKFGRKLQDRAAPTFSFDADFQIESYLRYQGRSFVERFDANSYLYMTRAMDYFDLAADYGGSLAQAFKGTRTRFCVASFTSDWLFPTSASRAIVHALNAGSASVSFVEIETDKGHDAFLLDIPDLLATSHGFITAMARARGLA; via the coding sequence TTGCACACCGCCAGCTTGAACGGACATCGAAGCGAGGCAGATGCGCCGACCAGCCTTGTCGTGACCTTCCCGGCGGACCGCCCTCTCATCACCGATGCGGGCGGCACGGTGTCGCCTCTAACGGTCGCCTATCAGACCTACGGGACCCTCAACGCAGACCGGTCGAATGCCATTCTGGTCTGTCATGCTCTGACGGGCGATCAGCATGTCGCAAACGTGCATCCGGTCACCGGTAAGCCCGGATGGTGGCGCGCCATGGTGGGGCCGGGTAAACCGATCGATACGGACCGGTTCTTTGTCATCTGTTCCAATGTCGTGGGGGGCTGTCTCGGCTCAACGGGCCCCGCCTCGATCAATCCAGCAACCAGCAAAGTCTTTGGGCTGGACCTCCCCGTTATTACGATCCGCGACATGGTACGGGCCCAATCGATGCTGATCGATCATCTCGGCATCGACACGCTCTTTTGCGTGGCGGGTGGCTCGATGGGCGGCATGCAGGTCCTCCAATGGGCGGCGCTCTACCCGGATCGTGTCTTCTCGGCCATGCCGATCGCCACGGGGGCGCGGCACTCCTCGCAGAATATCGCTTTCCACGAGGTCGGACGCCAAGCCATCATGGCCGACCCGGATTGGCGCGCGGGGCGCTATCTCGAAGAGGGAACGCGACCCGAAAAGGGATTGTCGGTCGCCCGTATGGCGGCCCATATCACCTATCTGTCGGATCAAGCGCTGCATGCGAAATTCGGCCGTAAGCTGCAGGATCGCGCCGCCCCCACCTTTTCGTTCGACGCCGATTTTCAGATCGAAAGCTACCTTCGCTACCAAGGACGCAGCTTCGTCGAGCGGTTCGATGCCAATTCCTACCTTTATATGACCCGTGCTATGGATTACTTCGATCTTGCAGCGGATTACGGCGGGAGCCTCGCGCAAGCCTTCAAGGGAACCCGCACCAGGTTCTGCGTCGCCTCCTTCACATCCGACTGGCTGTTTCCGACCTCCGCATCGCGCGCGATCGTCCACGCTCTGAATGCGGGGAGCGCCTCCGTGTCCTTCGTCGAGATCGAGACCGACAAAGGCCACGATGCCTTTTTGCTCGATATTCCGGATCTGCTCGCGACCTCGCATGGCTTCATCACCGCGATGGCGCGAGCACGTGGGCTGGCATGA
- the metW gene encoding methionine biosynthesis protein MetW, which translates to MMDQRPNSVAQAKAAGRSDLLLVADMVDHDSRVLDLGCGDGALLRLLADTRNVDARGLEISQRGVNDCVAKGLSVIQGDADTDLADYPDDAFDYVILSQTIQATRHPRLVLEQMLRIGRRAIVSFPNFGHWKVRLEIGVHGRMPVSGNLPFSWYETPNIHFCTIRDFLTLVTEMDAKVERAIVLDQSGTPMRTGASSWMWNLLGEQAVIMLRR; encoded by the coding sequence ATGATGGATCAGCGGCCGAATAGCGTCGCCCAGGCGAAAGCCGCGGGCCGCAGCGATCTTCTGCTCGTGGCCGATATGGTGGACCATGATAGCCGCGTCCTCGACCTCGGCTGTGGCGATGGCGCTCTGCTGAGACTTCTCGCCGATACACGCAACGTCGACGCGCGCGGGTTGGAAATTTCACAACGCGGGGTCAACGATTGCGTCGCCAAGGGGCTTTCGGTCATCCAGGGCGATGCCGACACCGACCTCGCCGACTACCCGGACGACGCCTTCGATTATGTGATCCTGTCGCAGACCATCCAGGCTACACGGCACCCCAGGCTCGTTCTCGAACAGATGCTCCGCATCGGCCGGCGCGCCATCGTGTCGTTTCCGAATTTCGGCCATTGGAAGGTTCGGCTGGAAATCGGAGTGCATGGGCGGATGCCGGTCTCCGGCAACCTGCCCTTTTCGTGGTACGAAACCCCCAATATCCACTTTTGCACGATCCGCGATTTTCTCACTCTCGTGACCGAGATGGATGCCAAGGTCGAGCGCGCCATTGTGCTCGACCAGTCTGGGACGCCGATGCGGACAGGCGCGTCGTCGTGGATGTGGAACCTGCTCGGCGAGCAGGCCGTCATCATGCTCCGGCGATAA
- a CDS encoding DUF4142 domain-containing protein, translated as MERRLVLVGIAALAAGPALAQSNPAPATDTPAAAPTAPLAPAPAMKMAPPISLSDAATTHLKRTMAVGSLSLLACRIAAPKVRQAMLKQFVAFETAEQETIASILKAMMMPGAPPSGDVATPTDAELMGAIDAKGKAAIEKLRDMRAGVEFERAYVKAQVEGHRELLEIQETYLKVADNLDATNMAKLAKGQITEHLVLLSDIGKQIG; from the coding sequence ATGGAACGCCGTCTCGTTCTCGTGGGGATCGCGGCACTGGCCGCCGGCCCCGCTCTCGCGCAGTCCAACCCGGCCCCCGCCACCGATACGCCAGCCGCAGCGCCGACTGCTCCGCTCGCCCCGGCTCCAGCCATGAAGATGGCGCCTCCGATAAGCTTGTCGGATGCTGCGACGACCCACCTGAAGCGCACGATGGCGGTCGGCTCCCTGTCACTGCTGGCGTGCCGTATCGCGGCCCCGAAGGTTCGTCAGGCCATGTTGAAGCAGTTCGTCGCTTTTGAAACCGCCGAACAGGAGACGATCGCCAGCATTCTCAAGGCCATGATGATGCCGGGCGCACCGCCGTCGGGAGACGTCGCGACGCCGACCGATGCCGAACTGATGGGGGCGATCGACGCAAAGGGTAAGGCCGCGATCGAAAAACTGCGGGACATGAGGGCGGGTGTCGAGTTCGAGCGCGCCTACGTCAAGGCGCAGGTTGAAGGGCACCGGGAGTTGCTTGAGATACAAGAGACCTATCTGAAGGTCGCCGACAATCTCGACGCCACCAACATGGCGAAGCTCGCCAAAGGACAGATCACCGAGCACCTCGTTCTGCTCAGCGATATCGGCAAACAGATCGGCTAA
- a CDS encoding LolA family protein codes for MMIRIASVTVVCCFVAAAPLHAESGPLQLQPSKKAPSNTAPARQVSTLTPAEVVAKANDYLNGAQTMVTDFVQIGADGRRTDGKLYVAKPGHMRFAYAAPATLEIVADGTSVAVIDRKLHTQDLYFISQTPLKFLLNDHIDLAQDTKILDVTSDATGASVVVEDRATFGGTSQIRLSFDRDPFRLKQWTVTDPQGYETVVSLSDVDLATRPDPATFRISTERMLNSKN; via the coding sequence ATGATGATTCGCATTGCCTCGGTGACGGTCGTTTGTTGTTTCGTCGCCGCCGCGCCCCTGCATGCGGAAAGCGGACCGTTGCAGCTCCAGCCGAGCAAAAAGGCGCCGTCGAATACGGCACCGGCGCGTCAGGTCTCGACCCTGACACCCGCAGAGGTCGTCGCAAAGGCCAACGACTATCTCAACGGCGCACAGACGATGGTCACCGATTTCGTGCAGATCGGTGCCGATGGCCGTCGCACCGATGGCAAGCTCTACGTGGCCAAACCCGGTCACATGCGGTTTGCCTATGCGGCGCCGGCGACACTCGAAATTGTCGCGGACGGCACGTCGGTCGCCGTCATCGACCGGAAGCTGCATACGCAGGATCTCTACTTCATTAGCCAAACGCCGCTGAAATTCCTGCTCAATGATCATATTGATCTGGCGCAGGACACGAAGATTTTGGACGTCACCAGCGACGCGACCGGCGCCTCCGTCGTCGTTGAGGATCGGGCAACCTTCGGCGGCACGTCGCAAATTCGTCTTAGCTTCGACCGCGATCCGTTCCGTCTCAAGCAATGGACCGTGACCGATCCGCAAGGCTACGAAACAGTGGTCTCGCTCAGTGACGTCGACCTTGCGACGCGGCCGGATCCGGCGACCTTCCGGATCAGCACCGAGCGCATGTTGAATTCCAAGAACTAA